One Tunturibacter gelidoferens genomic region harbors:
- a CDS encoding CRTAC1 family protein → MGSRPTYDAVPRAAPKGLPSPVAGTPLGISFIDVARQSGLNAKTIYGGEHKNRYLLETTGCGVAFYDYDHDDWIDIFLVNGTRLEGFPKGQEPISRLFKNNRDGTFTDVTLKAGVGRAGWGQGCCVGDYNNDGWNDLFVSYYGQNVLYRNNGNGTFTDVTEKAGLLQSKTRWNSGCAFIDYDRDGHLDLFVANYIDFDIKTAPLPEAAGCAYKGIQVACGPPGLQGGKNILYRNNGDGTFTDVSQKAGMWDTIGTYGLSVAVSDIDGDGWPDIYVANDSTAATFYQNQKDGTFKDVAIEAGIAYSPDGKPQAGMGVSIGDFNRDGRFDIVKTNFAGDTDSLYVNLGDGNFDDHTYMSGLGVNTRYLGWGVGFFDMDNDGWPDIFICNGHVYPEVDGTAIDAPYAEHKYLYRNLRNGQFEEVTAQGGPGITTPAPGRGCAFGDYDNDGVVDVVVNCINSLPQLLRCESTTGRNWIKIRTVGTKSNRSGIGAKISVTTPTPENAKPFIQIDEVRSGGSYYSQNDLRIHFGLDHSVKADSVEIKWPSGTTDKLIDLAANHLYVIQEGGKILKTIAMGTSPQSKALINPATTPKP, encoded by the coding sequence ATGGGATCGCGCCCCACTTACGACGCCGTACCCCGTGCCGCCCCTAAAGGACTCCCCTCCCCCGTCGCAGGCACTCCTCTCGGCATCAGCTTCATCGACGTCGCACGTCAGTCCGGACTCAACGCAAAAACGATATACGGCGGCGAACACAAAAATCGATATCTGCTTGAAACCACCGGCTGCGGCGTAGCCTTCTACGACTACGATCACGATGACTGGATCGATATCTTCCTTGTCAACGGCACTCGACTGGAAGGCTTCCCCAAAGGTCAGGAACCCATCTCCCGTCTCTTCAAGAACAATCGTGACGGCACCTTCACTGACGTCACCCTCAAAGCCGGGGTCGGTCGCGCCGGATGGGGACAGGGCTGTTGTGTCGGTGACTACAACAACGACGGATGGAACGACCTCTTCGTCAGCTACTACGGGCAGAATGTTCTCTATCGCAACAATGGCAACGGCACCTTCACCGACGTTACAGAGAAGGCTGGCCTCCTCCAATCTAAGACGCGCTGGAACTCCGGCTGTGCCTTTATCGATTACGATCGCGACGGCCATCTCGACCTCTTTGTCGCGAACTACATCGACTTCGACATCAAGACAGCACCCCTCCCCGAAGCCGCCGGCTGCGCCTACAAGGGAATTCAAGTAGCCTGTGGCCCACCCGGTCTCCAGGGCGGCAAGAACATTCTCTATCGCAACAACGGCGACGGCACCTTCACCGACGTCTCACAAAAAGCCGGCATGTGGGACACCATCGGCACCTACGGACTCTCCGTAGCTGTCTCCGACATCGACGGCGACGGCTGGCCCGACATCTACGTCGCCAACGACTCCACCGCCGCCACCTTCTACCAAAACCAAAAAGACGGCACCTTCAAAGATGTAGCCATCGAGGCAGGCATCGCATACTCTCCTGACGGCAAGCCGCAGGCCGGTATGGGCGTATCTATTGGCGATTTCAATCGCGACGGCCGCTTCGACATTGTCAAAACAAACTTCGCCGGCGACACCGATTCGCTGTACGTCAATCTCGGCGACGGGAACTTCGACGACCATACCTACATGTCTGGACTAGGCGTCAACACCCGCTACCTCGGTTGGGGCGTCGGCTTCTTCGACATGGACAACGACGGCTGGCCTGACATCTTCATCTGTAACGGACACGTCTATCCTGAGGTCGACGGAACCGCCATCGACGCGCCTTACGCCGAACACAAGTACCTCTACCGCAATCTGCGCAACGGACAGTTCGAAGAGGTGACCGCGCAAGGAGGACCCGGCATCACAACACCCGCCCCCGGCAGAGGTTGCGCGTTCGGCGACTACGACAACGACGGCGTAGTGGACGTCGTCGTCAACTGCATCAACAGCCTCCCCCAGCTGCTCCGCTGCGAATCGACGACGGGCCGCAACTGGATCAAGATCCGCACCGTCGGCACCAAGTCGAATCGCTCTGGCATCGGCGCGAAGATCAGCGTCACAACTCCAACACCAGAAAACGCCAAACCCTTTATTCAGATCGACGAAGTTCGAAGCGGCGGCAGCTACTACTCGCAGAACGATCTACGCATCCACTTCGGCCTCGACCACTCTGTCAAAGCAGATTCAGTCGAAATCAAGTGGCCATCCGGCACGACAGACAAACTTATCGACCTCGCAGCAAACCATCTTTACGTCATTCAGGAAGGTGGAAAGATTCTGAAGACGATTGCCATGGGCACCTCACCGCAGTCCAAAGCATTGATCAATCCAGCTACGACCCCAAAGCCATGA
- a CDS encoding CRTAC1 family protein, with protein MGGANTGGAHPAVLDEEKRPITAGGFVKSGPIIFQDIAGKAGLTSWTHTMGTPEKKFIIETNGSGVGLIDYDNDGWLDIYLVNGSTYDAMSGKAIPPHAALFHNNHDGTFTDVAAKAHVTNDRWGIGVAIADYDNDGWPDINVTNFGKNRLYHNNHDGTFTDVAEKAGVTLGNWSTGATWGDYDGDGRLDLFVPGYVHYDLANQPGSGGKEVSYSFCQFRGEKVMCGPRGLKGEPDHLFHNNGDGTFTDVSEKAGVSDKNGYYGFSSVFVDINNDGKPDLLVANDSTPNYLYINKGDGTFEDASYASGYALNENGRETASMGIAIGDYRNNGLLDIYNTTFSDDYNPLYRNDGDANFTDISYQMGVAEPTIPFLGWGTAFFDFDNDGWKDLIIANGHVYPQVDHTTWGTSWAQRPLLFRNIDGKKFDLEPAVEGTALTSLYVGRGMAVGDLFNDGKLDVVINALDSHPALLRNVSRDNHHWIELKLIGGPKSPRDAIGSTVYLTAGSQKQRGDVTSGGSFASTHDPRVHFGLGDIATIDSVEVHWPSGTKEKFSVTKVDQIVTLTEGKGSRF; from the coding sequence ATGGGGGGAGCCAACACCGGTGGAGCCCACCCCGCAGTCCTCGACGAAGAGAAGAGACCCATCACGGCCGGGGGGTTTGTAAAGAGCGGTCCGATCATCTTTCAGGACATCGCCGGAAAAGCCGGACTAACCTCATGGACCCACACCATGGGAACTCCCGAAAAAAAATTCATCATCGAAACCAACGGATCTGGCGTCGGACTTATCGACTATGACAACGACGGCTGGCTCGACATCTATCTCGTCAACGGTTCAACCTACGACGCCATGAGCGGCAAAGCGATACCGCCCCACGCCGCGCTCTTCCACAACAACCACGACGGAACTTTCACCGACGTCGCCGCGAAGGCACACGTCACCAATGACCGCTGGGGAATCGGCGTCGCCATAGCCGACTACGACAACGACGGCTGGCCCGACATCAACGTCACCAACTTCGGCAAGAACCGCCTCTATCACAACAATCACGACGGAACCTTCACTGACGTCGCCGAGAAAGCGGGAGTCACTCTTGGCAACTGGTCCACTGGCGCCACCTGGGGCGACTACGATGGCGACGGCCGGCTGGATCTCTTCGTTCCTGGCTACGTTCACTACGACCTCGCGAATCAGCCCGGATCTGGCGGTAAAGAGGTCTCCTATAGCTTCTGCCAGTTTCGAGGTGAAAAAGTCATGTGCGGCCCGCGAGGCCTCAAGGGAGAACCAGACCATCTCTTCCATAACAACGGCGACGGCACCTTCACGGACGTGAGCGAAAAGGCCGGAGTCTCCGACAAGAACGGCTACTACGGTTTCTCCTCCGTCTTCGTCGATATCAACAACGACGGCAAGCCGGACCTTCTTGTCGCAAACGATTCGACTCCAAATTATCTTTACATCAACAAAGGCGACGGCACCTTCGAAGACGCAAGCTACGCCTCCGGATACGCGCTCAACGAGAATGGCCGCGAAACAGCCTCGATGGGTATCGCAATTGGAGACTATCGAAACAACGGCCTGCTCGATATCTACAACACAACATTTTCGGATGACTACAACCCGCTCTACCGCAACGATGGCGACGCCAACTTCACCGACATCAGCTACCAGATGGGAGTTGCCGAACCTACAATTCCATTCCTGGGATGGGGCACAGCGTTCTTTGACTTCGACAATGATGGATGGAAGGATCTCATCATCGCGAACGGCCACGTCTACCCGCAGGTCGACCACACAACCTGGGGAACCAGCTGGGCGCAACGCCCGCTCCTCTTCCGTAACATCGACGGCAAAAAATTCGACCTCGAACCCGCCGTCGAAGGCACAGCACTCACAAGTCTGTACGTCGGCCGTGGCATGGCCGTCGGAGACCTCTTCAACGACGGCAAACTAGATGTTGTCATCAACGCCTTGGACAGTCACCCCGCACTGCTCCGCAATGTCTCGCGAGACAATCATCATTGGATCGAACTGAAACTGATAGGCGGTCCAAAGAGCCCTCGAGACGCCATCGGCTCCACGGTCTATCTCACCGCGGGAAGCCAGAAACAACGCGGAGACGTAACCTCCGGAGGGAGCTTCGCCTCCACCCACGACCCCCGTGTCCACTTCGGCCTCGGCGACATCGCAACCATCGACTCCGTTGAAGTTCACTGGCCAAGTGGAACCAAAGAAAAGTTCTCAGTCACCAAGGTTGACCAGATCGTCACCCTGACAGAAGGTAAAGGAAGTAGATTCTAA
- a CDS encoding CRTAC1 family protein, translating into MKIRFLLRTAVVLLLVTTAFGEQQPYLPTPDHPPPAWFVDVALKAGITVRDVNGSVESKRYIIEATGSGVAILDYDRDGWPDIFLVNGTNLPGTTTAAGQAKPTNHLFHNNHDGTFTDVTVKAGLVSTGWGQGACVGDYDNDGFDDIYVTGYGKNRLFHNQGNGTFKEVAEQAGVAGTGKEWGTGCAFIDYDRDGKLDLAVANYVHFDLARTPTPGQTSGCIWKGVPVMCGPRGLESAPNILYHNLGGGKFADVSKPSGFERTQGHYCFSITTLDYDDDGWPDLYVACDSTPAILYRNNHDGTFKDTAADAGVAFNEDGREQAGMGSTAADYDGDGRLDLFKTNFSDDTSTLYRNNGDGTYTDMTFAAGLGINTEALGWGAMFADVDNDGWPDLLIANGHVYPEVDSAKLGSSYREPRFLYNNLGNGKFRDVSKTSGPGLVDPRSSRGLAIADLFNDGRLEAVINNLSDRPMLLVNLAKNQNHWLGLHLIGTSSNRDAIGARVTMKSAKRIWVDEVRDGSSYNSSSDLRLHFGLGQETHLTSIQIRWPNGQMELFDPPTSVDRILDLTEGKGRSSSSAN; encoded by the coding sequence ATGAAGATTCGATTCCTTCTTCGAACCGCCGTCGTCCTGCTCCTGGTGACGACGGCCTTCGGAGAGCAGCAGCCCTACCTTCCAACACCCGATCATCCGCCGCCAGCCTGGTTTGTAGATGTCGCACTCAAGGCCGGTATCACCGTTCGCGACGTGAACGGGAGCGTCGAATCTAAACGCTACATCATCGAAGCCACAGGCTCAGGAGTTGCCATCCTCGACTACGACCGTGACGGATGGCCGGACATCTTCCTTGTCAACGGCACCAACTTACCTGGCACAACCACCGCAGCCGGACAAGCAAAACCCACCAACCACCTCTTCCACAACAATCACGACGGAACCTTCACCGACGTCACCGTAAAGGCAGGCCTCGTCTCCACTGGATGGGGGCAGGGAGCATGCGTTGGAGACTACGACAACGATGGATTCGACGACATCTACGTCACCGGCTACGGCAAAAACCGCCTCTTCCACAACCAGGGCAATGGAACATTCAAGGAGGTAGCGGAGCAGGCAGGCGTCGCCGGTACAGGCAAGGAGTGGGGCACCGGCTGTGCCTTCATCGACTACGATCGCGACGGCAAGCTGGACCTGGCCGTCGCCAACTACGTGCACTTCGACCTCGCTCGCACCCCAACACCCGGCCAAACCTCAGGATGCATCTGGAAGGGAGTGCCCGTCATGTGCGGCCCGCGCGGTCTCGAGAGCGCACCGAACATCCTCTACCACAACCTCGGCGGCGGAAAGTTTGCAGACGTAAGCAAGCCCAGTGGATTCGAGCGAACACAAGGCCACTACTGCTTCTCCATCACCACGCTCGACTACGACGACGACGGCTGGCCCGACCTCTACGTCGCCTGCGACTCCACTCCTGCCATCCTCTATCGAAACAACCACGACGGAACCTTCAAGGACACTGCCGCCGACGCCGGTGTAGCCTTCAACGAAGACGGTCGCGAACAGGCCGGCATGGGATCCACGGCAGCCGACTACGACGGCGACGGCAGACTCGACCTCTTCAAAACCAACTTCTCCGACGACACCTCCACCCTCTATCGCAACAATGGCGACGGCACTTATACCGACATGACCTTCGCCGCTGGACTCGGCATCAACACCGAGGCTCTAGGCTGGGGAGCTATGTTCGCCGACGTCGACAACGACGGGTGGCCAGACCTTCTTATTGCGAACGGCCATGTCTATCCTGAGGTGGACTCCGCCAAACTGGGCTCCTCCTACCGCGAACCCCGCTTCCTCTATAACAATCTAGGCAACGGAAAGTTCCGCGACGTCAGCAAGACCTCCGGCCCCGGACTCGTCGATCCACGCTCCAGCCGCGGACTTGCAATCGCGGATCTCTTCAACGACGGGCGTCTCGAAGCTGTGATCAACAACCTCAGCGATCGACCAATGCTTCTGGTCAACCTCGCGAAAAATCAGAATCACTGGCTCGGCCTTCATCTCATCGGGACATCCTCCAACCGCGATGCCATTGGCGCTCGCGTCACCATGAAATCTGCAAAACGCATCTGGGTCGACGAGGTTCGCGACGGTTCCAGCTATAACTCCTCAAGCGATCTCCGCCTCCACTTCGGTCTCGGCCAGGAAACGCACCTCACGAGCATTCAAATTCGCTGGCCCAACGGTCAGATGGAACTCTTCGACCCTCCCACTTCAGTCGATCGCATCCTCGACCTCACCGAAGGAAAGGGCCGATCCTCGTCATCAGCAAATTAA
- a CDS encoding tetratricopeptide repeat protein has translation MQLLQTPSLLLCSVLATIIPLARAQTATTPAASSQTAPPDRVKEAEEAFRAGSAAYRQNDLLSAHIQFAKVVKLAPEVAAGHSAFGTVLLAEGNLAYAVDQLELAHKLDPQNSDASLNLAITYSQLREYQKSMQMFQLLDGAKSDASQALTPQASIAYAAALAATGEPATAQKQLESALYNSPDNAALHDSLGTILAQQQTYSDATVQFQRAISLEPSLAAAHYHLGSVFLNQGDLANAVSELTKANNLSKENVEYALQLGRALLASDQEDAAITVLRHAMAVDPASTDIKYELALTLQANDNPREAIPLFQQVAAARPQDSAVLTNLGLALVQTGDAKGAIIFYLRALALDEKNPTLRQDLGVAYLQQSDLNHAIEQFRAGLLIEPDNSHLHYDLGLALKLKDDPTAAVAEFLRAEQLDPTLPDPPYTLGVLYMQLGRFAESQAELEKATALRPNNGEAWALLGNVYKNNNDPEKAASALRRAIDLLPNQPSPHISLAAILSQQGDSEGAAAERKKAASLSRIAVSRQRANFALDSGKALLKQGKTADAIFQLQTAVEADPNYSEAHSALADALDRQGRSADAALERQKAKKLLANTSSAGEVPSAHP, from the coding sequence ATGCAACTCCTCCAGACACCTTCGCTTCTGCTGTGCAGCGTCCTCGCAACGATCATTCCGCTAGCGCGGGCACAAACCGCCACCACGCCGGCAGCTTCTTCACAGACCGCCCCACCCGACAGAGTAAAGGAAGCCGAAGAAGCGTTTCGTGCCGGCTCCGCAGCATATCGTCAGAACGACCTACTTTCAGCACACATCCAATTTGCGAAAGTCGTAAAACTTGCACCCGAGGTTGCCGCCGGCCACAGTGCCTTCGGAACTGTACTACTTGCTGAGGGAAATCTCGCATACGCGGTGGACCAACTCGAACTGGCCCACAAACTCGATCCGCAGAACTCTGATGCCTCACTCAACTTGGCGATCACCTACTCTCAGCTTCGCGAATATCAGAAATCAATGCAGATGTTTCAACTCCTCGACGGAGCAAAGAGCGATGCGTCACAGGCGCTCACGCCCCAAGCCTCCATCGCCTACGCCGCCGCCCTCGCGGCAACGGGAGAGCCAGCCACCGCGCAAAAGCAGCTGGAGTCGGCTCTCTACAATTCGCCTGACAACGCGGCTCTGCACGATAGTCTAGGCACGATCCTCGCACAACAACAGACCTATAGTGACGCCACGGTCCAGTTTCAACGTGCTATCTCACTAGAGCCATCACTCGCAGCCGCGCACTATCACCTTGGCTCCGTCTTTCTAAATCAAGGGGACCTCGCAAACGCGGTCAGCGAGCTTACCAAAGCGAATAACCTGTCCAAAGAAAATGTCGAGTATGCACTGCAACTTGGTCGTGCCTTACTTGCAAGCGATCAGGAAGACGCGGCCATCACGGTACTGCGACATGCGATGGCCGTTGATCCTGCGTCGACGGATATCAAATACGAACTCGCCCTCACCCTGCAAGCGAATGACAATCCTCGTGAAGCTATACCTCTCTTTCAACAGGTCGCCGCCGCACGACCCCAGGACTCTGCCGTACTCACGAACCTCGGACTCGCTCTCGTACAGACAGGCGACGCAAAGGGAGCCATCATCTTCTACCTGCGAGCCCTTGCACTGGATGAGAAAAATCCGACCCTGCGCCAAGACCTCGGCGTTGCGTATCTTCAACAGAGCGATCTCAACCACGCCATCGAGCAGTTTCGTGCAGGTCTCCTGATCGAACCTGACAACTCACATCTCCACTACGATCTTGGACTGGCCCTGAAGTTGAAAGACGATCCAACCGCAGCGGTCGCGGAGTTCCTTCGCGCGGAGCAACTCGATCCCACGTTGCCTGATCCGCCCTACACGCTCGGCGTACTCTACATGCAGCTCGGACGTTTCGCAGAATCTCAGGCCGAACTCGAGAAGGCCACCGCGCTACGCCCCAACAACGGTGAGGCATGGGCGCTCCTTGGCAATGTCTACAAAAACAATAACGATCCCGAAAAGGCCGCATCAGCCTTGCGACGCGCCATCGATCTTCTACCCAACCAGCCCAGTCCACACATCAGCCTCGCCGCCATCCTCAGCCAGCAGGGAGACTCTGAAGGCGCAGCAGCCGAACGCAAAAAAGCCGCATCCCTCAGCCGTATCGCTGTCAGTCGACAACGTGCCAACTTTGCCCTCGACAGCGGCAAGGCACTCCTCAAGCAAGGCAAGACCGCGGATGCGATATTTCAATTGCAAACCGCAGTCGAAGCAGACCCAAACTACAGCGAGGCACACTCCGCGTTGGCCGACGCTCTCGACAGACAGGGACGAAGCGCCGATGCTGCGCTTGAGCGGCAGAAAGCCAAGAAGCTTCTCGCGAATACTTCCTCCGCTGGTGAGGTTCCTTCCGCTCATCCATAG
- a CDS encoding tetratricopeptide repeat protein — translation MPYSRVGRIFFCTVLCGTIASFFLALKSDGAHASDAVTTPTQREVYTESVKQHYNFRFGADQPFLPSNATTDTGQFINPKAFPTAKYCSHCHQEAHAEWRQSAHANSFRAPWYIRNTNLLTAEKGIEYTRHCEGCHNPIALVSGALTKGSPVNRKFDEDGITCSVCHSIQKVDARGTGSYVLAQPAVLVDENNQPIYGEVSDKEILANLDRHSKAVMKDFYRTSNFCAACHKAALPKQLNDYKWQRAIFLSDEWQLSSFAKQSPLPFYVKDQVSTCQTCHMTREDLTSSDSGAKNGKLASHRWLGANTVLSKFYNYDTQMEKTVAFLKAGVFNVDIFGLEKNGGRIIAPLGNDSFTVSPGDLLTATIIIQNKGIAHSHVPEQRDMYESWVEFEAKDASGHTLMHSGAIQPNGDLDPRAHSFTNRLVNTKGTINDLHQVWDNRVVAYNNTIASGRSQLVRYQFKVPADATGPLTVTAWVNYRRFDQHFMDFGMGKHYEMPVVAMSERTRIFTLGDNPPAVDPQDNKVWMRWNNYGIAMLDAQQYAESVRAFEQVATLRTDYADAFTNIAIANFQWERYEASRASLDKALALSPHNSRALYYLALVERNQGQVDEAIADLREVITKFPNSRDAHRELGFSLYQQRKYDEARAEYETLQSIDPDDLAAHYILSIVYRRLGMKEKASHEAAMFADQKDDPTASTYALEFLRKHNEVASETVPWHTHTDLAPGPAHNGTPAQ, via the coding sequence ATGCCTTACAGCCGGGTCGGTCGCATCTTCTTCTGTACCGTGCTGTGCGGCACAATCGCCTCCTTTTTCCTGGCCTTGAAAAGTGATGGCGCTCACGCATCTGATGCCGTCACTACCCCCACGCAACGTGAGGTTTACACCGAATCAGTCAAACAACATTACAACTTCAGATTCGGCGCCGATCAGCCCTTCCTCCCGTCGAATGCAACCACCGACACCGGCCAGTTCATCAACCCCAAAGCCTTCCCCACAGCCAAATACTGCAGTCACTGCCATCAGGAGGCGCACGCCGAATGGCGTCAGTCCGCTCACGCCAACTCCTTTCGCGCCCCCTGGTACATCAGAAACACAAACCTGCTCACCGCGGAAAAGGGCATTGAATACACCCGCCACTGCGAAGGCTGCCACAACCCAATCGCCCTCGTCTCGGGCGCGCTAACCAAAGGCTCACCAGTAAATCGCAAGTTCGACGAAGACGGAATCACCTGCTCCGTCTGCCACTCCATCCAAAAAGTCGACGCTCGCGGCACAGGCAGCTACGTTCTGGCACAGCCCGCCGTTCTGGTCGACGAGAACAATCAACCCATCTACGGCGAGGTCTCCGACAAAGAGATTCTCGCAAATCTCGACCGCCACTCAAAAGCCGTCATGAAGGACTTCTATCGCACCAGCAACTTTTGCGCGGCGTGTCACAAGGCCGCTCTTCCAAAACAACTGAACGACTACAAATGGCAGCGCGCTATCTTCCTCTCCGACGAGTGGCAGCTCTCCTCCTTCGCCAAACAGTCGCCTCTTCCCTTCTATGTCAAAGATCAGGTCTCCACCTGTCAGACCTGCCACATGACCCGCGAAGATCTCACCAGCTCCGACTCGGGCGCCAAGAATGGCAAGCTGGCCTCTCACCGATGGTTAGGCGCTAACACCGTTCTGTCAAAGTTCTACAACTACGATACCCAGATGGAGAAGACCGTAGCCTTCCTCAAAGCAGGCGTCTTCAACGTCGACATCTTCGGCCTCGAGAAAAACGGAGGCAGGATCATCGCTCCTCTCGGCAACGACAGCTTCACCGTCTCCCCCGGAGACCTCCTTACCGCCACCATCATCATTCAGAACAAAGGCATCGCACACAGCCACGTACCCGAGCAGCGCGACATGTACGAGAGCTGGGTCGAATTCGAGGCCAAAGACGCCTCCGGCCACACCCTGATGCACTCCGGCGCGATCCAGCCCAATGGCGACCTCGACCCCCGCGCACACAGCTTCACCAATCGCCTCGTAAACACCAAAGGAACCATCAACGATCTCCACCAGGTCTGGGATAATCGCGTTGTGGCTTACAACAACACCATCGCTTCAGGCCGATCCCAGCTCGTCCGCTACCAATTCAAAGTACCCGCCGACGCAACCGGCCCCCTCACCGTCACCGCATGGGTCAACTATCGCCGATTCGATCAGCACTTCATGGACTTCGGCATGGGCAAACATTACGAGATGCCCGTCGTTGCCATGTCCGAGCGCACGCGCATCTTCACTCTAGGCGATAACCCGCCCGCGGTGGACCCACAGGACAATAAAGTCTGGATGCGATGGAACAACTACGGCATCGCCATGCTGGACGCTCAACAGTACGCGGAGAGCGTCCGCGCGTTCGAGCAGGTCGCCACGCTCCGCACCGACTACGCCGACGCCTTCACCAACATCGCAATCGCCAACTTTCAGTGGGAACGCTACGAGGCCTCCCGCGCCAGCCTCGACAAAGCACTTGCACTCAGCCCTCACAACTCGCGCGCACTGTACTACCTCGCCCTCGTCGAACGGAACCAGGGCCAGGTCGACGAAGCCATCGCTGATCTTCGCGAGGTCATCACAAAATTTCCAAACTCCCGCGACGCACACAGAGAGCTCGGCTTCTCTCTCTATCAACAGCGAAAATATGATGAGGCCCGCGCTGAATACGAGACTCTCCAATCCATCGACCCCGATGATCTCGCCGCCCACTACATTCTCTCCATCGTCTATCGCCGTCTCGGGATGAAAGAAAAAGCTTCACACGAAGCCGCAATGTTCGCCGATCAGAAGGATGATCCCACCGCTAGCACCTACGCGCTCGAGTTCCTGCGTAAACACAACGAAGTCGCATCGGAGACCGTCCCCTGGCACACCCACACCGACCTCGCCCCCGGGCCCGCACACAACGGAACACCTGCTCAATGA